Below is a genomic region from Triticum dicoccoides isolate Atlit2015 ecotype Zavitan chromosome 5A, WEW_v2.0, whole genome shotgun sequence.
taaactcatgagggttaataggattgacatcttactattgtcagcaaaataacaagtgcagacttggaaacgagggataatagaacccggaagttaagcgtgctcaggctgggggagtgggaggatgggtgaccgtccggaaagttagatgatttggaatgatgaggggtgattagagattaaattgagcagtgatgaggggtgattagagattagaggttaaaataattcaaaaatttgaaaatcgggaaaaaatttcaatttttttttaaaattttattattattattttaaaaaaaataaaaaaaatcctttagtaccggtaggtgttaccaaccgggactaaaggtgaacctccaggcagcggccacatggagggcctttagtcccagttctggtcctagccgcttcatcccacaatactgtcgaatcCGAATAAGACAAGGGAGGTAAGCAATGTGAACATCAACTCCCATAACatatttgtgttctacttgtgcatatacatctacgcatagacctagctcatgatgccatttatGGGCAATGAAGCATGAAAATCAAAATTCTTCCTACGAACACCCAACCGAGaaatgacatttgatagcacacaaggtattcctccagtatccgagagtgatatgatctcatggtctaaagaacagatacttgacatgaagaaagttgtagcaaataactaagtgatacgatctgatgctaagcttacggttgggtctgtccatcacatcactctcctaataatgtgatcccgttatcaaatgacaactcatgtatatgattaggaaaccttaatcatctttgatcaatgagctactctagtagaggcttactagggacacggtgttgtttatatattcacacatgtatttaagtttccggacaatacaattatagcatgaataataaacatttatcatgaacaagaaaatattataataatcaatttattattgcctctagggcatatttccaacaggtattAAATCCCTTATTTTATAGTTGTTGTTTTTTGTTATCCCAGTTGCGATTTTATCTTCTTAATATTTGTACGTTACTCAGTTGACAAAAAATAATTCAGAACAAATCTTTTGAACAACATAGGCAATTTTCTCTTCCTAGTTTCATTACATTACTCAATTGACAAAACTTTTGTATAATTATAATGATCAATAGGTTGTTTGCTTTAATCATCTTACAAAGTACAATACTGTTACCTTATATCGAAATGTGAAAATTATACAACCTTATTCCTGGACGTGCCGTCCTTTCAGTCACCATGTATGTAATTAGATTGATCACACATAGATAGCATAATTAAATTCAAAGTACATTGCACACTACAAATTTGAACTATTCCGATGAAAGCTCGATCATTGCAGGCTCCACTCTTGGACGGtccgtcctcgtcctcgtcgtgAAGCCCCTTCTTGTACAGCTTGAGACGCATGCGATCCTCGACGATGAGCCCCAGATGCATCCGTCGGAGGTCAGCCTCGTTCTCGTCCTCGTCGGCAAGCCCCTTCGAAGTACTCAAACCAAGCCGTTCCCCTAGTCACTTAAACATGGGGCCCACACATCATTTTTTTCATTAAGTGATTAATTAGATTAAAGAACCTATGCATTGGAGAGTTTGATTGTTAAGCTATTTAATATGCTTAGCATCTCATCTAAGCATCCATGCAATGGAACCAGCCTTATGTGTTTTGTCGTTACTACTTAGTCCTACAGTTGTGGGTATCAGTTGAAATTCTTAATTACTTTTGAAATGTGGTTTTGTGTTATATCTCAGCTGCAATTTTTTCTTTGTAATATTATTACTTTAATCAATTGACAAAAATAAATTAGAACAAATCTTTTGAACAACATATGTCATTTGCTTCAATCATCTCCATCGACATCAGATTTAGGCAGCACAATACCTTACATTTCTCTTACAAAATACAATACCCATTACCTTGGAAATGTGAAAATTATACAGCTTATTCGTTCACGTGTCGTCCATGCATGTAATTAGATAGATTCACCGTCAGGCATCGACCAAATCCACGAGGAGAGGAGTGTTGTCCCCTTTCTCCACGGTGAAGGTCTTCAGCATCTGCTTCCCCGTCGCCGTCGTGACCTCCACGACGTATCTGCCATGGAAGCCCCTGAATTTGAAGTTCCCATCGCCGTCGACGTTCCCACGCGCGTCCGTCTTCCATTCCGTCTGGAGATTCAGGAGCGTCTGGCCTGCCTCATTCACGGTGCCGTCGGCGTCGACAAGCCAGGCGTCCTTGCGCCACATTTTGCCCTGCATGATGCCCCAGAACACGACGCCCTCCACCGCCGGGTGCGCGTACGCCTCCCGGAGCACCACCTCCAGATCCTGGGCGCGGAGGCCAACGTCGGGCTCGCACACGTCCAGCTCGGTGAACCAGACGGGAATGCCCGTGGCGGCGAGCCTGTCGAGGGCGCCGCAGACGACCTCCCCGACCGGGTTGCTGACGTGTCCCTGCAGCCCGATGCCGCGCACCACCGCGCCGCAGCTCTGCAGCCATGCGACCTGCTCGGCGTACTTGTCGGGGGTCGCGTTAGGATCGTTGGCGCACTCCACGTTGTAGTCGTTGACGAAGAGCGCGGCGTCCGGGTCCAGGCGCGCGACCTCCTTGAACATGAACGCCGGGACGTCCTCGTCGCCGAGGCGGTCCCGGAAGAAGCGGCCGTGCAGCATCTCGTTGTCGACGTCGTAGTGCGGGAACCTGCCGGCATAGCGGGACACCAGGCTCTGGATGCGGCTTTGGACGGCGGACCTGAGCTGGTCGCGGTCGAGGTTCTTGACCCACTTCTGCACAGCGCCGTCGGCGGACCAGAAGACGCAGTGGCCGCGGGCGCGCTTGCCGAGGCGGTCACAGAAGTCGAGGAGCGCGTCCGCGTCGCGGTAGTTGAGCTGCCCTTGCTGCGCCTCCGTGTGGTACCACTTGAGCTCGTTCTCGAAGACGGCCCAGTCCATGTGGTTGGTGAAGAAGTCGACGAAGGCTGGGTTCTGGATCACCGTCGTGTTGATGCATGTCCCGAATGGGAAGGCGCTATCCATCTGCACAACGCGCACGGACGCCGCTCCCGTCGCCGCGCCCAGCTTGAGGACCACGTCCCTCTTGCGCGCCTGCATCAAGTATGCATCATTACGTGCCGCGTCAAGTATGCATGCAGAGCCATGCATGGAGGTGGCACATGAAAACATGGTTACGTGGACGCATGCTTACCTTGTCAGTCTTGTCCCTGAGTTGCCTGAACCGCGCCTTGCGGTCCGTTTGGAAGACACGAAGATCCATGACCTTGACGTCGACGCCGGCGAGGGCTCCGTGGACGTAAACCGCGGCGCTGCGCGGCTCCGTCCTGAGGCGGAACGCGCCCATGATCTCCGTCCACCCGCGCGCCTCAGCGCACACCGCGCCGCACTCCACCAGGGTCTCGTTGCCGTTGTCGTCCTCGTCCACACCAAGGTTGACGCGCACCGTCGCCCGCTCTGCGCCTGCGCCCAGGCTGATCCACCCGGCCACGCGGTACGTGACCCGAGGCTTCAGGCCGCCCGTCGTGATCGCTTGGCGCAGGCCGTCCTTCTCGTCGGCACGCCCCGCCACCAGGATGTACCGGCCGCTGGGCTTGTTGCCACCCACGGCCACAGTGATGGGGAGCATGGCCGTCTCCTCCTCGTCGTGCACGGACAGCACCGTCGTGCGTGAGCCGAACGGTGCGCAGCCGTCCTCCATTGTGCTGCTGTGGATCAGGTTCACGTCCTGAATGtgcaccatgcatgcatgcatgcaaacgAATGAGCTAGACCGTGTGATGCACTGGTGCTACCACTACTAAAGTACGGCACATACCTGAGCGCTTCCCATCTTACGCGAGTGGGAGTGAGAGACGGTTGACTTGTCAAGGGGATCAGTGTGCAGAAAATTTGCAGCCGCCTCAAGTGCTCTCTCTGTTGTGGTCTGCAGTGGGAGTGAGGAGATGGGTCGCAGTGGCTGCGGTATTTAAAGGGAAATTTTGGCGGCGGCCGTCGATGTCGagatagatactccctccgttccataatgtagtgcctatagatttttacaaaagtcaaacattacaaactttgaccatgtttataaagaaaagtaggtacatctagaataccaaacaCACCTCATTGGATACATCATGAGTTATATTTTTAGAATGTACATGTTTGATATTGTAGATGTAGACAgttttctctatacacttggtcaaagttggcaaagtttgactttcacaaaaatctataggcactacattgtggaatggagggagtatggttTACTAGTCGTTACTACTATATATACAAAGAGTAACCGTGAAGAAAAGAAAGGGTTGCCAGCCAACTTGCAGCCGCCTCACTTGCATCTTGGCTGCGACGATAATGTAAGTAAGTTGTTTAATCAAGCGTAGAGTGTTGTAATGCATGGCTTCAAAATACAAAAAAGGGCCAAAAGCTTTGTaattacagttttgctagaactcatctaaatgagatataatttggtctcatttacATTTTATAGCCGTTGAatatgatgctataagatgcgtgtgtgctgacgtaggTTGTATCTGTTTTTATTTtccaggtgaatgagaccaaattatgtcTCATTTAGATGAGTTCTAGGCACTCCCTTGTAATTAACCCGGGATAGCCACACACACCCAGTATCCAGTGGTCACACATCTATCATGAATCCAGGCCTCATTCATGCACGCAGCTTATTGCCTCAGCCGCTTTTTCTAGCTTTACGCTGTTGGCTTGCGGTTTCCTTCCGTTTCGTCCGCGCGCGTCAACCATACCCACCATGCACGCTTGTAATTGGACGACGGCTGCAAGTTGTAGAGAGAGAAAGCTAGCACGGAAGATGCAAGTTCTTTTCTTTTTATTAGGGTTTGCGCGCTCGACCATACCCCAACACCGAGGAAGAGGATGTGACATACACCTATGAGTCTATGACGGCCCGCTGCTTTCTCACCAGGTTGGCGCGGtaaggtttagggtttagggtagtATTGCATGTCGTTGGTACAAAGCTAGATATACTCCAGAATACAACACTTTACTTTAGAAGACCACAGAAGAGAAGGACTTTTCCACATTTTTGTCAACCAGACTCGTTTCGTACCTTAGCCCTTCATATAGATGTCACGGGTCCTTTCATTGCAACAATTGTATTGCTCATATGCCATAGTATAGAGTACATGGGCTGCCAGATCTCAACCGTATCCGCTATACAAGGGAAGGATCGGAAGATATCTAAGCTAGTAATAAATAAATACAAGAGATCCTAGCCACCAGATATACAATTATACACGCAATAACAACAGTGCTCACCCCCCCAAGTTAATACGTCACCAGTGACACATAGACTAGACCGGAACTCCTCGAACGTGGTAGTCGGTAACCCCTTCATCATGACATCGGCAAACTGCTGCGTGGTGGGTACATGCAAGACACGAACATGCCCGAGAGCCACCTGCTCATGCACGAAGTAATATCGAGCTTGATGTGCTTCATGGGGCGATGATGAACGAGCTTGGCGGAGGGATAAACGGCGGAGACGTTGTCACAATACACCAAGGTAGCTCGAGATACATCATTATGTAGCTCCTGAAGAAGTTGCGGGAGCCACGAGCACTCGGCAACAGCGTTGGCCACAACCCAATACTCGACATCAGCGATGGAGCGTGATATCATCGGACCACGAGACGAGGGAGggaccgaggtagacgcagtaACCAGATGTGTAGCGACGAGTGTCTGGACAGCCTGCCCAGTCTGCACCAGAGTAGGTGACCATGTCGGTGGAGGATGCTACTGCCAGGGTGACACCAAGAGCCATAGTGCCGCGGATGTACCGAAGAATCCGCTTCACCAGGTTCCAGTGACTGTCGTGAGGAGTGTGCATATGAAGGCACACCTGCTGCATTCCATACTGCAAATCCGGTCTAGTGAGGGTCAAGTATTGGAGTGCACCCACAATAGAGCGATAGAACGGGCCGTCCAGTGCCGGGGAGCCGTCAAGCGCGGATAGCTTGGACTTCGTGTCTACAGGAGTGGCaacgggcttgcagttaagcatgctggCGCGCTCGAGTAGCTCATGCACGTACTTCTGTTGATGAAGGAACAAGCCGTCGGAACGCCAAGCCACCTCGAACCGGAAGGAGTTAACGAGCACCTGCACACAAAACACAATACAAACTTGCCCCCAACACTTCAAGAAGGCTGCGAAGTTTCTTCTCCTGCTAGTTTACAAGATTAAATCACATGGTATGAGAGGAATTGATAgatatataaaataaatataactgtACAACAAGGTAAAGTATTTTTGATGATGTTTTCAGTAAAGGAAAATAGACCCCTgtggccataggttcactagtggaaTCCATCCAAGCAGAAAAGTGTGGTCGGATGAACACATTATAGTTGGGCAGTGATTAAATTGCAATATTTATATTTATGATTGTGATCGTTCATGGTATAATCTCATATAGGCATTACATATGTGATATGTAGACCGTTATCCAACCGCATCTACAACTAATATTCCACCCCGAAACCGCTAACCGGCgtgcatctcaaagtattaagtttGTGAGAAATAGAGCATTGCAATAAGCATGATGACATAACATAGACGAAAAAACTATCACCCAAGTGTGATAAaaaccatcattttatccttagtggaAACAATAAAATATGTCATTGTTCCGTTTCTGTCACTCGGAtgaatcaccgcaagattgaaccctctATTATGCACCACTCCCTCTGATGACCTACCCATCAATCTTGGCGAAACATGACAAATAGATTGGAGTGCATACATAGCTACTAATTATACAAGAAAGAAATTCAAAAGATTCAATATATTTCAATAAACAATCTGATCATAAGGTGACAATTCATTATATCCCAATAAGCACACCACTAATTACATCATATTGATCCCGatcaagatatatatatatatatatatatatatatatatatatatatatatatatatatatatatatagagagagagagagagagagagagagagagagtgaggatgcCTTCTAGCTAcgactatggaccctaaggtcctaagggaactactcacacatggtcatgaaggcagcaaggttgatgaagaagcTTCCGATGGTGGATTcctcctctggcagggtgccagggcCCACGCGGCCATGTCATGAGAGTGGCCCCCCTAGTTGTGCCACCTGACCATGTGGGGCCCATGGTTGCCCCCTAGCAGGTCCCGACACTTTCTTGACTCCTCGTGTCGTGAAAAAATCATATTGAATCCTCAGGTTTTTTACCTCTGTAGATATCAATTTTCTGAAAACTcacaaacatgcagaaaacaacaagtaGGCACTGAATTAATATGTTAGTCctgaaaaataatataaattgctaCAAAGTGTATTAAAAATgatgatataatagcatgaaataataaaaaattgtGGACATGTTTGAGGCATATCAGCAATCACCGCCACAGACGAGGGCGGTAGAACATGTGGGCAGCGAAGCACAGCTAGAGCGTGTAGGATTGGGATTTGTACGGTGCCAGTGAGCTTCCTCCCTCAATCACCACCATGATGTGCCACGACGAGCTTTGATGTTTGGAGTCTTTTGTGTGGCAACTGATTCTTGTCGTGACTCGCCTGCCTGCTTGTTCTAGCACAGTCTTCAATTGTCTAACATCTCATGTCAAGACCATGCTACACATGTAGCTATTGGAATCGCGGAAAGTGGTTGCGAAAACACATGATGACTTTGATTTGGTGGTGCTTCTCAAGTATTGGCCTCAAGCTCCAGGATGAAAACCCAAGGTTTGACACTCTCAGTGGTAATATCTAACAATGGCAATATTTTTTGTGTCGTTGCCTTGTTGAAAGCATTGCTCGGCCTTGACCTTTAGGGTGGAATTCCCTTCTCGAGGCGTTGCTATTGCAGAACCTTTTTCATTGTATTTTTTATGTTAAGGAATGGCTGCTACTCCCGCAAGAGTCATtgtgtttccccaaagaggaagcgtGGAGTAGATAACAACAAAGTTTTCTCTCAGTTAAGAATCATGGTTTATCGAATTAGAAGGATCTTCTAGGCTACCaagataaacaacacatgcacacaaacaaaataaaatacttgcacccaacgcagcaagagggttgtcaattctCTTCCATGCTAGTTACAAGGTTAAAAGCAAATGATAGATAGATGGTAGTGAAGTAAAACAACGAATAAAAGATAACAATTTTTGTAGAAGAATTTATTAATGGGACCAGGGGCATAGGTTCACTTGTGGCATCTCTCTCTCAAACAGGTGAATGGCATGGTAAACAAACTATAGTTGGGCAATTAAAAAGATTGCAATtatgactatgatcattcatggcataatctcatataggcattacgtccgtgaTAAATAGACCATTGATCTATCTGTATTTACTACTAACAATCCACCCcaaaaccgctatccagcatgcatgtcaaGGTATCAAGTTTGCAAGAAACGAAGGGGCCATTTGGTTTTAGGCCTAGCAATGCaacatacaatgttgccaaacttgcctaaggttagttctttaaaatgagagccacaagttggcaagcctaagtgaaagtgcaatcatgcccttaatcatattttgatgttgatgacaacatgcatattgggactaatcatgtttatcgagtatttctcaggattatgtctcaagggctgtgtgtgtgtgtggatcacGACTACGGACATAAAACATATATCACTCAAGAGCAGAGACACAAGACAAAGATAAAAAGCTTCGGCTCCTTGTTTTCGGTTTGCTCTTGAGTGTAGGGATCCcggactattaagaggggatcgatggatttcGCGAAAGAACTTGCTCAAAACCACAAAATTCCCTCTCACACCATCTCTAAATTCTTCCTCTAACTTGTGCAAAAATGGTAGTATGTTTCTAAGCTAAAAGGTCCAACTTTCACCAGACATCTGAAGTCTACGGACGTCCGGCCTCTCTCAACCAACCAGACATCCGACTctctccagtcgtccggtgagtctTCATAGTACTGATATTAGCGGAAGACTGGTCTCACCGGACGTCCGCTCATCTCCGGATATCCGGTGCACTCCAACAGAACTACAATTAACAGATTTTCGACAACATCGGACGTCCGggcaccggacgaccggtgccttcCGGATGTCCGCTACCTGTGTTGTTTTCGCGGTCAGATTTATActccagcgagcggacgaccgGCTGCCCGGCTGGACGTCCGGTCCGATCTGtgtcaccggtcgtccggtacccaccggacgtccgacagctcCTGTGCCTTAAGTGGCCAAACGGCTAGCTAGCTTTTCACTACCACTATATATAGCCTTTCTTCCCCCTCGGGATACAGTGGACcactcactttgaacaaaccctagaacaaattacactctctctctcactcctccacaccaaatcttagatccccaagggatttgagagcatttgagagaagttgtccgacCAAGTGATAgaaccactccttccccttctttgcaccaaaggaatttgtgacttgagcaagtcttgagcttttcccatcgctcttgttactcttggaggttggagactcctaggcggcaggagtctttcggagaggaatcaacccttgtgattacccccagaaaagtttgtgagggtttggagaccaccccaaggtctaccactagtggttgagaaacgccttcgtggtgttgtctcaaagagagaatagggtgaaccttagtggcattggtgtgccttcgtggtaacacccacctctctaaacggtgacgtagctcccctccaaggaagtgaacatcggcttacatcctcgtctctcggagttgcggttatccctaaccttaactctctgcttgtggttacttgtctcatcTGCACTTACCTAAATCATATTGTGTTAGCCTACTCGTCTACTTGTATTACTTGATTATCTTGGTTAGCACTTAGcatcacacttgcaattgttaggctgactttcatattccgcactattgccaaaaattgccaagtaacaattaaaatttgtatttgtacctattcacccccctctaggtccatctcgattctttcaattggtatcagagcctcatcctctattcttgtggcttaaccgccctagagcgagatgaaccccgatgggactccccttgttgtagatctgaaggataaaggcgaggcttcttctgaagtcaagacctttacttctgaggatctagaacgggcccttgctaagcaaaaggaggagcatgatgcttctgtagaggccttggtccaaatgaggatagccacattgtccacggtgcttgcaccactttcgggtggtgcggcttcgagaccaactgtgcctactccgtcacttggtcaacaacctcctagcaatgaacactctagtgttccttggctttatgcaagaccccaagttgagaaaccaaaatataactctcaaggcaaacctcctttacttgactccacttccgattttgctttgtggagagttgctatgcaggatcatcttcgatttggaaacgatgagatgctagagatcttggagtatggttaccatgtggttgatccaaagaatcctacaccaagagaaatttatgacaagaatctcaatgacacgaCAATCATGTTTAGAAGGAGAGGTAtggttgaaaagcaaaggagacctttcatacacatcacaagtgccaaggaattatgggaaagtattataagatccaggaccggtacctccaccctccggagtgctcaatatgaaattgccaaggggcaattgcaaaacttttgtatggagaaaggtgaactccaaatcaactccttgagcgtctcatgactctcaccgctgatattgagtcatgtgagtgtgacaagacacaagatggatttaacatgactaagcgattccttgtggacaagttgctccatgctcttgctccatatcaccatCATATGGtaagggacataagacaacaccatgccttcaaggaaatgactacagatgacatcatatccactttccaactatttgaagagtcaaaggcaaatgctacaaaacatcttgccatgcatggtacctgagggagtcctggattagggggtctccggacagccggactatctccattggccagactgttagactatgaagatacaagattgaagacttcgtctcgtgtccggatgggactctacttggagtggaaggcaagctaggcaatacggatatggatatctcctcctttgtaaccgaccttgtgtaaccctaaccctctccggtgtctatataaaccgaagggttttagtccgtaggacaacaaccacaacatacaatcataccataggctagcttctagggtttagcctctccgatcttgtggtagatctactcttgtactacccatatcatcaatattaatcaagcaggacgtaggattttacctccatcaagagggcccgaacctgggtaaaacattgtgtcccctgcctcctgttaccatccggcctagatgcacagttcgggaccccctacccgagatccgccggttttgacaccgacattggtgctttcattgagagttcctctgtgtcgtcgccgttaggcttgatggctcctactatcatcgataatgatgcggtccagggtgagatttttctccccggacagatcttcgtattcggcggctttgcgctgcaggttaa
It encodes:
- the LOC119298181 gene encoding endo-1,4-beta-xylanase 3-like, producing the protein MGSAQDVNLIHSSTMEDGCAPFGSRTTVLSVHDEEETAMLPITVAVGGNKPSGRYILVAGRADEKDGLRQAITTGGLKPRVTYRVAGWISLGAGAERATVRVNLGVDEDDNGNETLVECGAVCAEARGWTEIMGAFRLRTEPRSAAVYVHGALAGVDVKVMDLRVFQTDRKARFRQLRDKTDKARKRDVVLKLGAATGAASVRVVQMDSAFPFGTCINTTVIQNPAFVDFFTNHMDWAVFENELKWYHTEAQQGQLNYRDADALLDFCDRLGKRARGHCVFWSADGAVQKWVKNLDRDQLRSAVQSRIQSLVSRYAGRFPHYDVDNEMLHGRFFRDRLGDEDVPAFMFKEVARLDPDAALFVNDYNVECANDPNATPDKYAEQVAWLQSCGAVVRGIGLQGHVSNPVGEVVCGALDRLAATGIPVWFTELDVCEPDVGLRAQDLEVVLREAYAHPAVEGVVFWGIMQGKMWRKDAWLVDADGTVNEAGQTLLNLQTEWKTDARGNVDGDGNFKFRGFHGRYVVEVTTATGKQMLKTFTVEKGDNTPLLVDLVDA